In the Gossypium raimondii isolate GPD5lz chromosome 9, ASM2569854v1, whole genome shotgun sequence genome, one interval contains:
- the LOC105798574 gene encoding LOW QUALITY PROTEIN: sugar transport protein 8 (The sequence of the model RefSeq protein was modified relative to this genomic sequence to represent the inferred CDS: inserted 2 bases in 2 codons), whose product MPAVVVSGSGENQEFEGRITAYVIVCVIIAAFGGLMFGYDIGISGGVTSMDDFLKKFFPAVFEKKHHALENNYCKYDNQFLQLFTSCLYLAALIASFVASKVCSKYGRKLTMQIASIFFIIGVILTAGGINIEMIIFGRIFLGFGVGFANQAVPLFLSEIAPPNLRGALNIXFQLFITIGILVSNLINYFTTNVHPHGWRISLGIAGVPALMLCLGSILICETXTSLIERHKVEEGRKVLRKIRGVENVDDEFDSIIHACEMAKQVKDPFRKLMKPVSRPQLVISICLQIFQQFTGINAIMFYAPVLFQTVGFGNDAALLSSVITGLVNVFSTVVSIYVVDRAGRRILLLEACVQMFISQVIIGIILFKELKTTGDNLSKGEAIFVVISVCTFVMGFAWSWGPLGWLIPSEIFPLETRSAGFAFAVSTNMLFTFIIGQAFLSMLCQMQAGIFFFFAAWVIIMGAFTWFLLPETKGVPVDAMVDKVWKQHWFWRSFMIEDDRPDVKVV is encoded by the exons ATGCCGGCAGTCGTAGTAAGCGGCTCTGGTGAGAATCAAGAATTTGAAGGCAGGATAACAGCGTATGTCATAGTTTGTGTGATCATAGCAGCCTTTGGAGGCTTGATGTTTGGATATGATATTGGCATTtcag GTGGAGTAACATCCATGGatgatttcttaaaaaaattctttccaGCTGTGTTTGAAAAGAAACATCATGCACTTGAAAACAATTACTGCAAATACGATAACCAATTCCTCCAGTTGTTCACGTCTTGCTTGTACCTTGCTGCTTTAATAGCTAGTTTTGTAGCTTCAAAGGTGTGCTCAAAATATGGTAGGAAACTCACCATGCAGATTGCttcaatatttttcataataggCGTGATTTTGACTGCTGGAGGTATCAACATCGAAATGATAATTTTTGGGAGAATTTTTCTCGGCTTTGGTGTTGGGTTTGCCAATCAA gCGGTACCACTCTTCTTATCGGAGATAGCTCCACCTAATCTTCGCGGAGCACTCAACA AGTTTCAGCTCTTCATTACAATTGGAATTTTGGTATCCAATCTGATAAACTACTTTACAACAAATGTCCATCCTCATGGATGGAGAATTTCTCTTGGCATTGCTGGTGTTCCTGCTTTGATGCTTTGTTTGGGATCTATACTCATTTGTGAGA CAACTAGCCTTATTGAACGTCACAAAGTTGAGGAAGGAAGGAAGGTTCTGAGGAAGATTCGTGGTGTCGAAAATGTTGATGACGagtttgattcaattatacatGCATGTGAGATGGCAAAGCAAGTAAAGGACCCTTTCCGCAAACTAATGAAGCCAGTTAGCCGACCCCAACTAGTAATTTCCATCTGTTTGCAAATTTTCCAGCAATTTACTGGAATCAACGCTATAATGTTCTACGCTCCTGTTCTGTTCCAGACGGTGGGATTTGGGAATGATGCTGCATTGCTTTCATCTGTTATTACTGGCCTTGTCAATGTGTTTAGTACTGTAGTTTCAATATATGTAGTAGATAGGGCTGGCAGGAGAATTCTGCTACTTGAAGCTTGTGTCCAAATGTTCATTTCTCAG GTTATTATTGGCATAATCCTTTTCAAAGAATTGAAAACCACAGGTGACAATCTTTCCAAAGGAGAGGCAATCTTTGTGGTGATCTCCGTGTGTACCTTTGTCATGGGCTTTGCCTGGTCATGGGGGCCTCTTGGTTGGTTAATTCCTAGTGAGATTTTCCCTCTGGAGACCAGATCAGCTGGTTTTGCCTTTGCAGTCAGCACCAACATGCTCTTCACTTTCATCATTGGTCAAGCTTTCCTCTCAATGCTATGCCAGATGCAAGCAGgaatctttttcttctttgctgcCTGGGTTATCATAATGGGAGCCTTCACATGGTTCTTGTTGCCTGAGACAAAAGGTGTCCCTGTTGATGCTATGGTTGACAAAGTCTGGAAGCAGCACTGGTTCTGGCGTTCTTTCATGATCGAGGATGACAGGCCCGATGTCAAGGTTGTTTGA